DNA sequence from the Alosa sapidissima isolate fAloSap1 chromosome 13, fAloSap1.pri, whole genome shotgun sequence genome:
tgtactGGCCATTTAGAGAACCTACACTTGTGTTGAATGTATCTACACATCTGAGCATTTGGCAATAGAGCTCAAGCTCTCTTGTCTATGGTGCAACTCAGGGCTGACGTTCTGGTCTGCCTTGGACAGTTCTTTGTGGCATCAGCTTACTTTGTGCTTTGTAAAAACATGCTATGTGCCCGTTGTTCTTTTTTCTTGTTTGCATGATACAAACAGCATGAATTTAACTTTGTTATCCATTCCGTTGTTTTCAGAGGCATTACAGATGGTAGAAAATATGCTGTGGGACAGACAATGTCTGAAAGATGTTTTTTGTAGTAACTAGGAAATGTGAAGAGGTTTGCATTTCACTATAGGTCTGTGTATAGACTGCTGTATTTTTTCCCTTTGGTTTTGAGTTAGTAGTTCCTGTAATTTAGAGTCTTCATTGCTTAACTTTGAACATATAACGGTGCATGCATTAACTAGGACTTCAAAATGAAGTGCACTTTCACATTCAATTAAAACAATTTGGTTCACAGACTTTCTGAACTGTGTACATCAATCAGTTAAGAACATCTGAGTACAATCATTTTTTGGGAGATTTATTCTAAAAGCTAAAATTAAATGAATGTCTGCTGACAAAAATGCTTAAAATACTCTTCTGAAATTAATACCACAAGAACATCCAACAACACCAGATATGGGTTATGGGGCATTGTTCTGAATCATGTGAAAAAGGCTATTTACAACAAGAAACaaggaaacaaaaacaagacaagAAAACATGATTATTGTCCAGCTCATCAGTATCTTCGATTCATCTTTTTAAACTTCTCGTAATGGTAGTCATCTGTTGCTTTCTCATTATTCGGTCTCTTGCGGTGTGGTGGTGACACTGAGTGAGGAAAAGATTCAATCACTTTAGAtgtcatactgtacatgttgcttctaataaaacaataatgccTTTCACTACAGAAAAGATTCATGCTCTGAAAAATATAAAGCTGAAGTGCATATTTAAGTTAGCCTCCAAACATGCGGCTCGATCCTGAAGCGTATGGTTAGCAGCAGCAGATAGCACAGAGGTTATATTGCTGTGTGTTTTAAAATGGGTTTGGTTCCGGGGGTGGGCCTTACTCTCGGGTCCAGGTTTCTCAGTGTCTCCTACGCGCAGGGGTCTGGCTTTGGGTTCCTCTCGATGGCGCCTCTGAGGAGCATTATGATCCTCATGATAGActgagaacaaacaaacaaacacataaagatCCATCCAAGCTGATGACCATTATATTATAGCCTGATTGTAAAGgccattcacatgtgaaaaacCAGTAAAAGACCAGTTAATGCAATTAATTAATTAGTCTGCTGTGGTCCATCAAGATAATATTACTCAAAAGGCCATCATTTATATTTTTTTCCAATCTGCCCACATATTCTCATGCAAGGCGTAACACTCACATCGGTTGTGCTGGACATAATTCACAGCAATGTTTGTAGGAACAAATGATGTCCCATTGTCTTTCTTTTTATTCTTCTGTTCTTGAATAAGCTTTGCTTTGGCCTCTTCTGTAAAGATGATGTTCTTGATCTTTGCACTAATGAGGAAGGGAGAAGTAAAATGGGATTGAAGGTTAATTTTAAGAGAGGTCATAGTTGTGGGGGTTATGGTTTGCATTAGATGATACATCCAATGGGTATTGTGAGGCTACATTGCTACACAAGAGGTTAATGGTGGTTGGCTATGTTGATTGGAGGGCTCTGACCACAATGTACAGGGATAATGCCAATGAGCAATGGATATGTTGGCATCAATGCTGATTTAAGTAGTTCTGATTCTGGTATGGCACTAATGATGATAGTGTTTTAAGTATACTTACTCAATTCCCAAGTCCACCTCTGGGATGCCACTAAGCATTTGATTGGACAACATCTCCTCAGTCTTTTTAGCGGAGTTGACGCGGATGTTCTCTGGGAGCTCATACAGCAGGTCCTCTGGGTTCTTTACTTTGACCTTCTGCTCCTCATCCTCTACCagtcctttcttcttcttcagctCTGTCTCAATGTATTTCATCCTGAGGAAGAGAGAACCAGAACAAGGGAGCCAGGAGAGGACACAGCTTCCGTGAGAAAGGAGTCGGTCACaaatgtgtggcgtgtgtgtgtataagtatatatactcttggtcccgtgagggaaatgtggtctttgcatttatcccaatctgtgaattagtgaaacacactcagcacacagtgaggtgaagcacacactaatccaggcgcagtgagctgcctgcaacaacagcggcgctcggggagcagtgagggggttaggtgccttgctcaagggcacttcagccgtgcctactggtcggggggtcgaaccggcaaccctccggttacaagtccgaagcgctaaccaccatttatgtgtgaatgtgggagagagagagagagatcattgaATTGGGCAATTAACATACATGTCGGCATCTTCATCTCTTCTGTTCGTCTCTGCAGAAAATGACGTCCCAAGGTTAAGATCATCATTCTCATCTTCAGTCCTGCAATACAAGTTCAAATTAGCCAGTTTTACAAAGTCAAGCACTAGTTGTAGAGCCAACTGCAATTAATCAGAATAGACTTACATGTCCCTATTCCGATCTTTGACTTTCTTCATGTTAACTATGCCTCCTGTCTTCATTTTAAATGGGTCATCCTGAAACAAGGATCAAATCGGTCTAGCCAACATATACCCATGCAGAAACATGCACTGAAGCCATTCAATTATTTgaaaaaataactacattttaaattaaaattACTAAATAccggtacacctgtaggctaggctGCCTATTGCTTATACTTACTTCTATTTCGGCCTCCAGAGGAAGTTTCTCTCCAACAAGAAGAGCGGCAATGCTGTAAAAAGGGGGGGCTTTTCAAGACAATGCCACACACATCTTTATTTTTACAGTACACAACATCTGTACACAAGCCTAGCTTAGACCAGAGGGACAGGCACTTACCTGACACCAGTTTGCCTTTTCCGTAGACTCTGTATTTCTTTAACTTCGTCCAATTTAGATCTAGAACAGAAAACAGTGTTTCCCACtcaattgaattctatttgtgtggtaggtttgcagaattaacttgaatacaacagtttttagcaaattagcgcagcgtggttatgatgctaaccagatttaaccacaatttagtacaacctgaggggtatttcacaaaacctagataagggattaagctgggatttttaggttatcttggatgaatttagccttgacttggtttcacaaaagagatggcacataagttaccatggggatttattctctgcacctagcctggtcccgaccaggctaacagccaagctaagttaattccaatggtaattatgtcgtcttattggttcagctagctgtcatttACATCAGATCTCCGTgctaatttttaaggagctttattccatttataaactacttgctaaatgtatttgctcgcaaaacaaaacagattgtctgcctactaccatatggttattattttaattgtgatatccttataattattaacataggcctaggtcctactcattgtttgcttattttattgatagacgtttgatgaatagcctactgtagttgattggaagtggaggggcaagttttcgaaggtattttcaactataatattaaggtatatCATATTATGTGCATatttgcagtggcaagcgctttcttaatgacgttgcgtgccgagacaaggaagcactcacacgagggtgcatacgtaaatttgcattcagttggtctaccacgcctactcctgctgttttacagaaatagccatgattccccattccaaaaaggacaactttactttattgttagtctatatcaaaagcggttgttcactttgtgtgcatgacgctattttccgcgtcttttttattccaaccgtgggcactttggagcagaaacgagaacgtgcacacatcctgaattacttaaCACCTGGCTTcacatagtcgctcctactcatcctggattggcattagtgaaacgagttgatgtaggatgaccagacaacgctatgtcaaacctcgctttatcacttatcttggatgtcttaattctgcctttgtgaaatacccctctggaaAATccttgtgtggtggtcaatgttgatattgtggtgggccgccacaaataagtcaatgtatgtatgggaaacactggaaaaTAGCCCATTAACATGTTCTATGTGTTGTAATGCacgtattttatttatatatcacTATCAAACACAGTCACAACATGTTGTTTTCTTCCTATTTGACTTAGCTAATTTTAGGTAACAAAAATAAAGCTAGGCTAACGTTATTGTTTTTCTGACCTCACTTCGGTAGTTATCGCTTCATCTTCTTCTTCGTCTGATGAGTCAGCCCTCCTTCTTCTAAAATTTTTACCAGATGGCATGGTTTAGAGTCGAGTCTTCCCCTTATTAAACACAAATTTACTGATCGTTTCGTCTTGAATCCGACACAGCAGTTCTAGATTTGTCTGGCAACGCCACGAATTTTACGGAGGACAAATCTGACTGACGGACCTCACATACAAACTTCCTGCTCGTATCAGTGACGTCACTTCTGTGTTCGCAGGGATGATGCCACCGGGGAATGTAAAACCATTGATGCCACCGATGAAAACATAAGCCAGGTACACTTCTTCACGTGTCAAAATGAATAACATCATATGTCGATTGGCCCTTGTGTGATTTCACCACAACTTACCCGATGTGGATTACATTGTATTGCCTTCTCTACAGCCTATTTTTATTTGCACGCAAACGAGTAACGGGCTAGCCAGCCAGCCATGCAACCCAGATGACAGCTAACGTTGATACCTACGTCATAGGAATGCAACATAACACAATTTCTTAATTAGGTTAATTTAGAACCAGGCACGTGTGAACTTTTCAACAACCCCCGTTCACTTGCTTGTACCCTTGTACGGAAACTGAAGTGGGTGAGCACCTCAAAGCATAACAAGACTGACGCAAAACCATGCTGCAAAAGAGGCGGAGGGAGGGGGTTGTGGGCTGGGCATCATCTGTGGGGTTCTGTCAGCTAATAAGCTACGTTTGTATCCGAAATCAGACATTTGGCGTGAAATGAATAAACATAGCGCCTACGATCTGATCACCTTTAACAGGTTAGTGTTGCCACAGTTTTGATATTGCATGGTCGTTCGATGTCATATGCGAATTTAAATGTCTTGTTTGCTTTTCGGGTTGCAAAATAGGGCCTCATCTTGTTAAAGGAGCTGTTGtatgtcagagtaatgacagAAGAAGCTGACAATTGTAGTGTTCTGTCGCTGGctatttgttattgtttgtgttgtttgttgtgtgGTTGTAGCAGTATAGGATTTGTCGTAGTTGGGCGGCTTATGTCACCCCGGTGACAAAGTGTTCATGTGGTTTAGATTGTTCTCTTTCAGAATTCATTATTATGGAATTCTGTGTAGCCTAATGCTATTAATGACGAGAACAACTTGTTGATTTGGAAATGAGAGTCCAACACTAAGCTAGCCCTGTGATTTCAAGTACTGTCGGTGCCAGGAATGAAACAGCACTTTCACTGAGCCTCCATTGAAGAAATTATATAGTAAGACAAGAGCCCAAGGCACGTCTCATTCGTGTTGGTGCTTGTACAGTTTGGCAAATAGTCTGTTTATGTTCCTTTTATGTCAATCAACTGCATATCACAGGTTTAAACTGTCTCCTGTGCATAAACTCACAGATGGTTAGGCCTGTTCCTGGGGATGTTGCCCATGATTCTTCGACTACAAACATAAAATCCCAGAATTAAATTGTTAATTTATAATGTCCTATATTAAATTATTTTGATTGTCTTCATGTTGGGTTTTAACAGATTAAAGTGAAAATAAATTATGGCTGATAACGGTGAAGTGTGTCCTCACCTGGACTGTATTGGTGAGGTCACAAAGGAAGAACTCCTACATAAATCAAAGGTAGGAGTATGTGTTATGGTCATCCTATTACTGACCCCGGAGGTGTCTAGTACAAATCAATGATTAAGTAGTATTTAAAGTGCATCTTTGTCTTTTTATAGGAAACTGTGTTCTATAGTTACTATAGAATAAACATTGATGTGTAACTCACATTTATGCCTACATATTCTTAGGGGACCTGTCAGTCATGTGGAGTGGGTGGTCCCAACCTCTGGGCATGTCTGCAGGTGAGGTTTATGTTCAAGGTGCTTTTTTTGCACATTATTGACACTGAAGGACATGGTGGTGTTCCTGACTGCATGACTCATGAAATATTACATAAATGTATTTTTCAATGGGAAGTTTAAATATAGTTGAAATGTATTTGTGCTGTCCTCCTACAGTGTGACTGCCCTTATGTTGGTTGTGGAGAGTCGTATTCCGACCACAGCACCATACATGCTCAGGTAACacacctctctccatctttctctctcgctttctctcactctctccctcaccagaGGTGCAGGCTGATAAGCAGCACGTAAGGTGAGATTCTCAAAACCCTATTGCTTCTAtcaggattattattatttatttatttttaagactttttttaaGACTATTTATTAAGACTTTTCCTTTTTATGCGGTTCCCATGGGGAAAAACTCACATCAGTCTTCACAGGAACAGAGGCTTGGCCCAAGATGCATGTTGGGTACTGTATGGCGCTCCCTTATCAGGGCTCATCGTGGCTGCTACACACTCCAAATTTGGTAGGCGTGTGCAAGGATTACCAAATGTCTGGACAGCATACCACCTTTGGGAAGGTCTGGACTTAATAAGAGCCCAACTATGACCAACATTCCATAGACTTCATTTTGGTGTCTTTTTTCCAGAGGAACATGACACTGTATGACTGGGTCATAACCTCGTAAGTCACCTTGTACTATGGCCCCGTGATAAAACATTTCTAAAACCACTCTAAAATTACGTCATGAACCTGTGACTTTCAGTCGCACAGAAGAGAACTGAACAATTCAGGGATGTTTTATTGGATTGGCACTATGTTGGAACACAATACTTACCAAAAGGCTCACTTGAACTCAAAGCACTCTTTCATAACTTTCATAATTTCCTGACCGCGGCTACCAGTATAATGTTTCGGTCTGTTGCTCAAAGTCACATCTATGTCACCAAACTGAGCTTGATGTTGCACTTTAGACAAATGTCCAGGCAAAGTGCACAATGCGAAGTGGTTCAAGTCAACTTCTCTTTCCTCTATTCAAGCCCTATGGAGTGGCTTTACTTTCTAGGGGCATGTGGGGCTCCCCATGATGAACAATAAATACATTAGCCACTCCTATCAGGAAGTGAGTTATTTTGGATTTTATGCATTTTGACACGTTTCAGATGCTTTGACGCACTCCTCCTAGACCTAGACAGTTATCAGATTTATGTCAAATTTGGTATTCATGATGTCTCgtcacataaacaggaaatgtgttatAAATTTGCCATGCATTGGTCGACATGACTCTAAGTTCACAGATTATTGGTTGTGATTATGATCATATCCCCAAAATGACTGTCTAGCATAGCACTACCATCTGACAACAGAAAGAGTAGCTTTTTCACCGGTCTTTACCATACGACTCCTAGGCGGTTCACATAAGATTCATTTCAGGTTTGGTGTACAATAAGTATTTGGTTTCCTGATTTTATGTTGTGAAGGCGGTTTTTGTATGTTGAAGAGTGTAGCCATGGGGAGATGAGGAATTTGGGTGCTTCTCAACAGATTTGGGTACCTCATAGAGACAGAGTACTCTGCGTCATACTTTAGAAACCATGCCCACCATGGGAGAAACATTTGTTGTCATAGTTTGaattgtgtgatttgtgattgTGTTCATCACAAAAAATACTGTTGATTGCTATGATTCATGTCTGTACTGGACATGTAGTATTCTATCATAATCGTGTATAGCTGGAAACGTTCTAGAACGTTCCctgtgacaaccaaccaactaagcccCATTTTCTGCCCCATTTTTTGCACATCTGGTTAGACTGTATTTCAtagtctttgtacttgtactctacacaatgacaataaagttacatttaatctaatctaatctaaatatTTGTGCCCCCCACTCTCCAGTTCTAAATGGCTTGCTAAGGCCCTGTTTTTCATTGATCAAATACTTTCTATGATGTGGCATAAAAGACGTCCGTCTCAGCACTTAGATGCTTCTTTGTTCTTTAATGTGTTTTGCATAGCAATGCATAATGTAGCTATTCATTCATCCAACGGACGTGCCGGAGCAAGGAATAGAGTGGTCATTCTTTTAAAAAACACTGTACTGACATGTCAAGTCAActgtatttatatagcacacttttatgcacagagtgcaacccataAAACACACATGACATCACACAGTAATGATAACAATATGATTGAACAAtataacaaacaacaaacataacaattaaaataattaaattaaaacaaataaaaacaagccAGTGCCAGCATAGCCGAACctagcacacacagatacgaacaaacaaataaacaaataggcctaacagtacaaaaatgaaaaataaaagtgATATAACATGTGTCCCAGTTATACTTCACTTCACAGTCTTCAGGATAAGAAACTACCCTACCCAAAAAGAGGCATACACTGGTCACATACACTACAAAATACAAAAGTCTAAATGTTCTTGATGATCTGGGAAGAATAAGAGATTAGAACGTTGATTTGGGGAAAATGTCTATCTATGGGAAAAtctctcttctgtcttctgtctGTTTTGTTATGCTTTTGTTGAGTCTATTTCAACACCAACCCTTTATCACCTCCACAACATCATAAGATTGTAATTGTCATAAATATTATAGCTTGGTCAATATAGCGTGAATTATTTAGGGTAATATTCATTGTCTTAATCCTACACGTACGTGTCACAACATCCCCCACAGTCGCAGCTCTGGCACCTGGAGTTTATCCAGGATGAGCCATCAGCATGCCAAGGTTTATCCACATGATCCTGACAGTGCGTCATGACCATCCCTTCTGCAGAAACGGAAACATTTTGGTTATAAAGATTTTTCAGCTTAACTCAAATGCATTTGTAGGCTGTAGGGGCCAACGGAGCTGGGCCACAAACAATCAGTATGAGAGCTATAGACTTCTGTACAGAAAGTCCATACAGTATGTTAACTATAGCCTATACTGTAAATACCCGTCATATTTTTTAcatctttacatttattcattttgcaGAAACTTTTATCCAAAcgactaaaaaaaaatgaagaataACATATTAGCTTTTAAGCAGAGGAGATCTTATGTagcagatcagatcagatcaacTGTATTGTCCCGGAAGGGAAATTGGTCTTGGGCATCAAGTACCACTCACAGCTGCTTACAACACAGCAAGACATATAGGAGGACAGACTTAATAGATATACAGACCGACAGCATCATGTATACATAATTCAGTGACATTGGTGCTACAAGTCACCTTCGAGGCAAATATAAACAAATGAACAACAGTTCTACACGGTCCTGTGGCCCACGCTGACCAATGACACTTATATACAGTAACTCTGCACAGTCCCTGTCCACCGACCAGATGGCAATATTGCACATTCCCTCAGCAGGCCCAACTCCCATTCACCCAAAAACTAGTAAGGAAACTAAAACAGAATAGACACACAACTTTGTACAAAAATCTGAGTAATGACACACAGTTTTAATAGTTACAACATGTAAATAAATACAACAacaggcaagggttagggttaaggttagggttaggttccttgaagtcgacggtcgcaGCGCTGTCTTGAAGTCAAGTggggtgggggcttaaaacaccatcaagcTCAAATATGTATCAGTGggcaatattattattaataattacAGCATTATTGTTTAATAAAATATCATAAAACTTAAGGCAGACAAAAATAGGATCAACAAGCTGGAACAGACTGCATCAGCAAGCTTGGAGCAGCAAGCTTGGAGCCTGCTCTTTCAGTAGGCTAGTGACTGCAGGTCAGAATATGCATGTGCAAACAAAAGCAGAAGAGCAggaaatgcatgcacaacaacgGAATTAAATGTcaccaaacacatacaaatacaggtGTGGTATGATTGAATGAAGTATCAGTCAACACAAGTATCAAATACTATTGAAAATGCTGATTGAACATAATTATATTACAACATTTAAATTACACaatttgaaataaaaatgtaataatAGCCATACCACGTTTGTAAACTGAACTATAATTTCTCATCAGATATAAACAACTGGTGGAGCTTTCACCCCTTATTGGGACCCAAAAGAATAGTGTTTTTGGCTCTCAAACCCCTCCACTCTCAGGGTTCTGAAGAAATACATTCCTGCACTCACTTCTCACTTGTTTGTTCCCTATCCCAGGCAAAGAAGCACCATCTGACAGTGAACCTCACCACATTCCGGATCTGgtgctatgtgtgtgagagggaggtgTTCCTGGAGCAGCGGCCCATGGTGCCTGTCCCGGCCACCCACCAGTGCAAATCCCCAGAGCAGGTGGGCCAGCACGGGGAGGGCAGTGTCACCTCTGATTACCTGTAGTAGCTCTGTGCCAGAAAAAATACAAtgttttgttccttttttttttttttttgtactctGCTTCAGGATCTCTTACGTCATTCAAGCAGTCATCCCTTGAAAGCTGTGCCCATAGCCGTCGCTGACGAAGATGAGTCCGAATCGGAGGAGGACGAGCTCAAACCAAGAGGTGAACGAGCACTCGGCTTATTTGTGAAGGGCAGTCTCGCCCTCCCACATGTGCTCAGATTGCCCTTCGCGATAGGAATGTGCTGTATTTCTGGGAAGAGGTCAGGGGGAAGAAAACAACAGAGGACTTCAACAGTGTGGTGTGTAATGCTAGATTGCACTGTTCCCTGACTGCCTCACTCCCGCAGGTCTCACAGGGATGAAGAACATTGGGAACTCGTGTTACATGAACGCTGCCCTGCAAGCCCTCTCCAACTGGTGAGGCCACTTCCTGTTCTCTTGAGTCCATCCTAGACATTTGACTTTACTGCATTTGGGGGAGTGATGCCAATACTGTTTCTCCACTATTGTGTGGGACCATAGTCCTGTTTGTTTGTACAATGCACAATGTATTCTgggtctctcattctctctatatTTGTCCAGTTATTTTGCCTTCTTTACCTACACAttcactttattttttttccctttccagCCCTCCTTTAACCCAGTTCTTCCTGGACTGCAGCGGATTGGTCCGAACCGATAAGAAGCCGGCTCTGTGTAAGAGCTACCAGAAGCTCATTTCAGAGCTTTGGCACAAGAAACGGTAACTCGTGCATTCCTATGAGACATCACTTCTCTATATCTTGTTATGTAATACAGTTCCTGCAATGCTACATTTAACACCCTCGTGTAACTTACAGAGGTCTttagatacagtatgtgattgcAAGTTATCACACACAGCAGATCCTCAGATACATGTAGCATATGAAAGTAATTATTTATGACCAATGTACATTCACTTACTTCAAGAGCTTAAGACAAGTATATCTTTTTTTAGACAAATGTTCTATTTGACAGAGTTCAGTCTCCCTGAACCTTACAGTATTGAGTAGGATATGGTGTTAATATTGTCTCAAGCTATTCAGGTTAACAGATGGTTAAGGTACCTCATGCTGGGTGCATTAGAATATTTGTATTCCTCTAGTTTTTGCAGCATTTGCACTTAGTCATCCAACATAAATCAACAATCTATTTTAAGATGCCTGCAGAATGATGCGACAAAATGCTTGCACTGTTAAACTTCCTTttgttctttccttctttctttctttctttctttcttactttctttctttcttactttctttttttctcccttcttCTCCAGGCCTAGTTATGTTGTCCCCACAAGTCTGTCTCATGGTATCAAGCTGGTAAATCCCATGTTTCGGGGCTACGCCCAGCAGGTGATGATCCACACACAGTTAATCTGTGGCGTAGGCTGTAATTGGATTAAATTGAAATGCCTGCCACGACGAGAGCACTGACAAACTGAGTAGATAAGGAAATGTGAGATACATACCAGGAACATGCATACATATCACAGACCTGTATGGTTCACAGTTTAGGTCAGTGATACATACACGTCTCAGTTCTCACTCTCTTATGCAGTCTCAAATTCTGTGGGTGGGGTAAATTcggcctgtaggctacgcccACAAAGACACCACCCATGTACAGAAACAGACATGTCCATAAGACGCATTGACATGGATCTAACACACATGAAGTTGGATAAAAGCAATTTAGTGCAAAAATGATTGCATTTCTatcacagcctcacacacacacacatactgatactGCGTTTCGGCCGCTCTGCTCTGGTCAGGACACGCAAGAGTTCCTGCGCTGCCTGATGGACCAGCTGCACGAGGAGCTGAAGGAGCCCCTGAGGGAGAGCAGCGGCGGCATGGGCGACTCGGGCACCGAGGCGGGCGACGGCGGGGGCGGGGCGCGGGACGGCGACCGCAGCCCCTCGGAGGACGACTTCCTGTCCTGCGACTCG
Encoded proteins:
- the c13h9orf78 gene encoding telomere length and silencing protein 1 homolog, which translates into the protein MPSGKNFRRRRADSSDEEEDEAITTEVRSKLDEVKEIQSLRKRQTGVSIAALLVGEKLPLEAEIEDDPFKMKTGGIVNMKKVKDRNRDMTEDENDDLNLGTSFSAETNRRDEDADMMKYIETELKKKKGLVEDEEQKVKVKNPEDLLYELPENIRVNSAKKTEEMLSNQMLSGIPEVDLGIDAKIKNIIFTEEAKAKLIQEQKNKKKDNGTSFVPTNIAVNYVQHNRFYHEDHNAPQRRHREEPKARPLRVGDTEKPGPEMSPPHRKRPNNEKATDDYHYEKFKKMNRRY